From Bacteroidales bacterium, one genomic window encodes:
- a CDS encoding glycosyltransferase family 2 protein, with protein sequence MNIVISFITVNYNGISDTCKLIDSIYLHLNDGLLIVSDGSAITCEIIVVDNNKKSGELELIKKKYPNITSIQNPDNSGFAAGNNLGISKANGDYLFFINNDVQLRDDSFKYLIDRVLSSPKIAGASPKILSARDGNTIQYAGYTPLSKITMRNKTIGLNEQDIGKYNVAHTVPYIHGAAFLIRKDVVEKIGGWPESYFLYYEELDWSEQIRRAGYELWYEPMCTVYHSGSASIGINSPVQVFYMTRNRMIFAKRNFNKLNAFLSIVYQMCIAVPKQCVKFALNGKFTLIATSAKACCSISKEGKVNF encoded by the coding sequence ATGAATATAGTTATATCGTTCATCACCGTAAATTACAACGGTATATCCGATACTTGTAAATTAATAGATTCAATTTACTTGCATCTAAATGATGGGTTATTAATTGTTTCAGATGGTAGTGCTATAACTTGTGAAATCATTGTCGTTGACAATAATAAAAAATCTGGCGAACTTGAACTAATAAAGAAAAAATATCCTAATATCACATCTATTCAGAATCCAGATAACTCTGGCTTTGCTGCTGGCAATAATCTTGGAATTAGCAAAGCAAATGGGGATTATTTGTTTTTCATCAATAATGATGTTCAACTAAGAGATGACTCTTTTAAATATTTAATAGACAGAGTGTTATCGTCACCAAAAATTGCTGGTGCATCACCAAAAATTCTCTCTGCTAGAGATGGTAATACTATCCAGTATGCAGGTTATACTCCTCTTTCAAAAATCACTATGAGGAACAAAACAATAGGGCTTAATGAGCAGGATATTGGTAAATATAACGTGGCACATACTGTACCTTATATCCATGGAGCGGCATTTCTTATTAGGAAAGATGTAGTGGAGAAGATTGGAGGTTGGCCAGAGAGCTATTTTTTATACTATGAAGAGTTGGACTGGAGCGAGCAAATCAGACGAGCTGGCTATGAACTCTGGTACGAACCTATGTGTACAGTATATCATTCTGGAAGTGCGTCAATTGGGATAAATTCTCCTGTGCAAGTTTTTTATATGACACGCAATAGAATGATTTTTGCTAAAAGAAATTTTAATAAGCTTAATGCATTTCTGAGCATTGTTTATCAGATGTGTATCGCAGTTCCAAAACAATGTGTTAAATTTGCCTTAAATGGCAAGTTTACATTAATTGCAACTTCTGCTAAAGCTTGTTGTTCAATTAGTAAGGAAGGTAAAGTTAACTTTTAA
- a CDS encoding MBOAT family protein, with amino-acid sequence MNWKPAYALVLLETTAITYFLALYIEKKHKLSTGVITLITLIIVLPLIIFKYYNFINSTLSGMLNMLGMSFHLQGLNIAIPIGISFFTFQTLGYVFDVYYKKEKAEHNFLDYALFTSFFPQIISGPISKSGSLLPQIKNNTKPFNAIKATTGMKLFLWGMFMKVVVADRLGIYVDFVYSSFMHQTGLTCLFASILYTIQIYSDFGGYSLMAIGVGKVLGFDIINNFNRPYFSVSITDFWRRWHISLSTWLKDYVYIPLGGNRCSKLRCYNNIFITFLVSGIWHGANWTFIIWGILHGIAQIVEKFWGIQKCTYGGWIKVFRIVITFIIVNFAWIFFRLPTLKGALQVINRVFTDTSFHIYWDKATLTYGLGSVIILFINDYFLEFYPNKILLFNNRHTYVRWSAYLAVLFAILLFGVLNTGNFIYASF; translated from the coding sequence ATGAATTGGAAACCTGCATATGCGCTTGTTCTTCTTGAGACGACCGCGATTACCTACTTTCTTGCATTATATATAGAAAAAAAACACAAATTATCTACTGGAGTAATTACTCTGATAACCCTAATAATTGTTTTACCGTTAATCATATTTAAGTACTACAATTTCATCAATAGCACACTTTCTGGGATGTTGAACATGCTGGGTATGAGCTTCCATTTACAAGGTCTTAATATCGCGATCCCAATTGGTATATCATTTTTCACTTTTCAAACACTAGGCTATGTCTTTGATGTTTATTATAAAAAAGAAAAAGCTGAACACAATTTTCTAGACTATGCTCTATTTACATCATTCTTCCCCCAAATTATTTCTGGTCCTATTAGTAAATCGGGCAGCCTTTTACCTCAGATAAAGAATAACACCAAACCATTTAATGCTATTAAAGCCACCACAGGCATGAAATTATTTCTATGGGGTATGTTTATGAAAGTTGTTGTAGCTGACAGGTTGGGGATTTATGTTGACTTTGTATATAGTAGTTTCATGCACCAAACAGGTTTGACATGCCTATTTGCAAGCATACTATACACAATACAAATATATAGCGACTTTGGAGGATACTCCCTAATGGCAATAGGAGTCGGAAAGGTGCTAGGGTTTGACATTATTAACAACTTTAACAGACCATATTTTTCAGTCAGCATTACTGATTTTTGGAGAAGATGGCATATCTCGTTATCTACATGGTTGAAAGACTATGTTTACATTCCTCTTGGTGGGAACAGATGCAGTAAGCTACGCTGTTATAATAATATATTTATAACATTTTTGGTTAGTGGAATTTGGCACGGGGCAAACTGGACTTTTATTATATGGGGCATTCTACATGGGATTGCGCAAATCGTAGAAAAATTTTGGGGAATACAAAAATGCACCTATGGCGGTTGGATAAAGGTATTTAGGATTGTCATAACATTTATAATTGTGAATTTTGCTTGGATATTCTTCCGTTTGCCAACTCTAAAAGGTGCGCTTCAAGTTATCAATAGAGTATTTACAGACACTTCGTTTCATATATACTGGGACAAGGCAACATTAACATATGGTCTTGGCAGTGTTATCATACTCTTCATAAATGATTACTTTCTTGAGTTCTACCCAAATAAAATATTACTATTCAATAACAGGCACACATACGTTAGATGGTCCGCATACCTAGCAGTCTTGTTTGCAATCTTATTATTTGGCGTTCTTAATACCGGTAATTTTATTTATGCAAGTTTTTAA
- a CDS encoding glycosyltransferase family 2 protein: MPAYLHIIDIILFILLGISVLYVFFFALFSLKAGHEKYSRATKNYKIAAFIPAYKEDNVIEECVQQVLAQEYPKDLFEVIVIADHMGNDVVDRLSKLPIAVIIPNFEHSSKAAALKYAVEQIKIDFDIAVVLDADNIIEKTFLQDIADAFDNGMEVVQAHRIAKNTDTPVAILDACSEEINNAIFRKGQVAVGFSANLIGSGMAFKYSWFRDNVKKLESAGEDKELERLLCKDRMFVDFLSETYVYDQKVSKSSSFYSQRRRWIASQFGIFAKSIGEFPSAIFSGNFDYANKIFQWSQPPRVILLGFVGLITAVLTVFYIGYSLKWWLLLFLLGFTFAFGIPDRLVNEDFKKAIGSVPLLGLMMFANLFRTRGVNKKFIHTEH, from the coding sequence ATGCCTGCGTATTTACATATTATTGACATTATACTTTTTATTCTGCTTGGAATATCTGTTTTATATGTTTTCTTTTTTGCACTTTTCTCTTTAAAGGCAGGCCATGAGAAATATTCTAGAGCTACAAAAAATTATAAGATAGCAGCTTTTATCCCCGCGTACAAAGAAGATAACGTTATTGAAGAATGTGTCCAACAAGTTCTTGCTCAGGAATATCCTAAAGACTTATTTGAAGTAATTGTAATAGCGGATCATATGGGTAATGACGTTGTAGATAGATTATCAAAGCTCCCGATAGCAGTTATTATTCCAAATTTTGAACACAGTTCCAAAGCTGCGGCGCTTAAATATGCAGTTGAGCAAATAAAAATAGATTTTGACATTGCAGTAGTTCTTGATGCCGATAATATTATTGAGAAAACGTTTTTGCAAGACATTGCGGATGCCTTTGACAATGGAATGGAAGTTGTTCAAGCTCACAGAATTGCAAAGAATACTGATACACCAGTTGCAATCTTAGATGCCTGCAGTGAGGAGATAAATAATGCAATTTTTAGAAAAGGTCAAGTTGCAGTAGGTTTTTCTGCCAATCTGATTGGCTCTGGTATGGCATTCAAGTACAGTTGGTTCCGTGATAATGTGAAGAAGTTGGAGTCTGCCGGAGAGGATAAGGAATTAGAAAGGCTGCTTTGCAAGGACAGAATGTTTGTTGACTTTTTGAGTGAAACATATGTGTATGATCAAAAAGTTAGTAAAAGTTCATCTTTTTATTCGCAAAGGAGGAGATGGATTGCATCTCAGTTCGGGATTTTTGCAAAATCTATTGGAGAGTTTCCCAGTGCTATTTTTAGTGGAAACTTTGATTATGCTAATAAAATATTCCAATGGAGCCAACCCCCAAGGGTTATTTTGCTAGGCTTCGTTGGGCTCATAACTGCTGTATTAACAGTCTTTTACATTGGCTATAGCCTAAAGTGGTGGCTCCTCCTTTTCTTGTTAGGATTTACCTTTGCATTTGGTATTCCAGACAGGCTTGTTAATGAGGATTTTAAAAAGGCAATTGGATCGGTGCCTCTGCTTGGCTTAATGATGTTTGCCAATTTATTTAGGACAAGAGGTGTCAATAAAAAATTTATCCATACTGAACATTAA
- a CDS encoding NeuD/PglB/VioB family sugar acetyltransferase, whose translation MMKSLILGAGKYGQVYLSYLKECGVNIVGFLDDTPELQGISINGIPVLGTISTLPIWKDKINAESVYCPIGNNIARVKFLQNAISLGYKVPNFIHPKANCSRDAKIGEHGIYVLPGTTIMPLCEIRDFVMLSVNGTVAHHSLLEEGTFLSTGVNFGTRITAHKYVYVGIGATIMTGVSELGENCLIGAGAVVIKDVPANAVVAGVPAKILKYQK comes from the coding sequence ATGATGAAAAGTTTAATATTAGGTGCTGGTAAATATGGTCAGGTGTATTTATCTTATTTAAAAGAGTGTGGTGTGAATATCGTTGGTTTTTTAGATGATACTCCTGAATTGCAGGGAATTTCTATCAATGGAATACCTGTTTTGGGTACTATCTCAACACTACCGATATGGAAAGATAAAATCAATGCTGAATCAGTGTATTGCCCAATTGGCAACAATATCGCAAGAGTAAAATTTTTACAAAACGCAATCTCTCTTGGATATAAAGTTCCTAATTTCATTCATCCTAAAGCAAATTGCTCACGCGATGCCAAAATTGGTGAACATGGCATTTATGTTTTGCCGGGGACTACTATAATGCCTTTATGTGAAATACGTGATTTCGTCATGCTTAGTGTAAATGGCACTGTCGCGCATCATTCATTGCTAGAGGAAGGCACATTTTTGTCCACTGGTGTTAATTTTGGAACACGTATTACGGCTCACAAATATGTTTACGTGGGAATTGGGGCTACGATAATGACAGGCGTTTCGGAGCTTGGCGAAAATTGCTTGATTGGGGCTGGCGCTGTAGTGATTAAAGATGTTCCTGCTAATGCTGTTGTTGCTGGTGTCCCGGCTAAAATTTTGAAGTATCAGAAATAG
- a CDS encoding O-antigen ligase family protein, giving the protein MPIEQDFYNRVQSSTKGHNNMPFRVLIIAAIIFFTVVISYVLYRMGYDVIAATLVPVLFAFLLIFASSPKSYALVIFILGYTIVAPWRYLTSLKPGIIFDISLGSLFFLMIVNTIFGKVNWKRGLNGATFLSFLWLIYCVLEIFNMESTSVDAWMVAVRWMAVYFFILIFLTPIQLTSLKNFRVFVYTFSVLSLFAAGWIFKQKFIGFDQAELAWLADPKVRNFHILPFGIRYWSFLTDAANAAVCLALSGSFFGVLCFFCEKKKEKIFFALVAALSILASLYTGTRSHVVIPFFALIIVIICSKSKKMLFWSILVIVCAIGFFRYTNIGDSNTYIWRARSAFHYEKDASYILRQENHRKIRAYMSGKYFGVGLGMSEQKALKYNPDSEIAKIPTDSWIYTVFVETGLVGVLFYVSMFLYFIIYGISISLHKIHDKFIRGVVIAATGCVAGILFASYGNGILAQFPNGIVSFVLIGVIFAAPYVDADLTQQKLTVLGEESEQPGNDNY; this is encoded by the coding sequence ATGCCGATAGAACAAGATTTTTATAATAGAGTGCAAAGCAGCACGAAGGGGCATAATAATATGCCCTTCAGGGTTCTTATAATTGCAGCTATTATATTCTTTACGGTTGTAATCTCATATGTGCTTTATAGGATGGGTTATGATGTGATTGCTGCAACATTGGTACCCGTTCTATTCGCATTTCTTTTGATTTTTGCTAGCTCTCCAAAGTCTTATGCTCTTGTAATTTTTATTCTCGGATACACAATAGTTGCACCATGGAGATATTTAACATCATTAAAGCCAGGAATTATATTTGACATTTCCCTAGGGTCTTTGTTCTTTTTAATGATTGTCAATACAATTTTTGGGAAAGTTAATTGGAAAAGAGGATTAAATGGTGCCACCTTTTTATCCTTTTTATGGCTTATTTATTGTGTCTTGGAAATATTTAACATGGAGTCTACATCTGTTGATGCGTGGATGGTTGCTGTCCGCTGGATGGCCGTTTATTTCTTCATTCTAATATTCCTTACTCCGATACAATTGACTAGTTTAAAGAATTTTAGGGTATTCGTATACACCTTTTCTGTTCTTTCTTTATTTGCTGCAGGTTGGATATTTAAGCAAAAATTTATTGGATTTGATCAGGCTGAGTTGGCTTGGTTGGCTGACCCTAAAGTAAGGAATTTCCATATTCTACCATTTGGTATTAGGTATTGGTCGTTTCTTACCGATGCTGCAAATGCTGCTGTTTGTTTGGCATTGTCGGGTTCTTTTTTTGGTGTGTTGTGTTTCTTTTGCGAAAAGAAAAAAGAAAAGATATTTTTTGCATTAGTTGCAGCCCTTTCCATTCTAGCATCTCTGTATACTGGTACAAGGAGCCATGTCGTGATACCATTCTTTGCGCTAATTATTGTAATTATTTGTTCAAAAAGCAAGAAGATGCTTTTTTGGTCTATCCTGGTGATAGTTTGTGCTATCGGTTTTTTCAGATACACTAATATCGGTGATTCTAATACTTACATCTGGAGAGCACGTTCTGCGTTCCATTATGAGAAAGACGCATCGTATATTTTGCGTCAAGAAAACCATAGAAAGATACGTGCTTATATGAGTGGTAAGTATTTCGGCGTTGGTTTAGGAATGTCTGAGCAAAAGGCCTTAAAATATAATCCAGATTCTGAGATTGCTAAGATTCCAACTGATTCATGGATTTATACCGTTTTTGTAGAAACAGGTTTAGTAGGTGTTTTGTTTTATGTGTCAATGTTCCTGTATTTTATTATTTACGGCATATCAATATCTTTACATAAAATTCATGACAAGTTTATTAGGGGAGTAGTTATAGCGGCAACGGGATGTGTTGCAGGTATTTTATTCGCATCATACGGAAATGGGATTCTTGCTCAATTCCCAAATGGCATAGTTTCTTTTGTGTTGATTGGAGTTATATTTGCGGCCCCTTATGTTGATGCCGATTTGACTCAGCAAAAATTAACTGTGCTAGGGGAAGAAAGTGAACAACCTGGGAATGATAACTATTAG